CTTTGTGGTACTGACTTCAGCGGCCTCTTCTGCAAACAGCGGCGTGTTCTCTACCAGCCGTATGCTGTTCGGCCTGGCGCAGGAAGGCGTTGCGCCTAAAGCGTTTGCCAAACTCTCAAAACGCGCAGTTCCGGCGAAGGGGTTAACCTTCTCCTGTATCTGTCTGCTGGGCGGTGTGGTGATGCTGTACGTGAACCCGAGCGTGATTGGCGCATTCACCATGATCACCACCGTGTCGGCGATTTTGTTCATGTTCGTCTGGACCATCATTCTTTGCTCGTACCTGGTGTACCGCAAGCAGCGTCCGCACCTGCATGAAAAATCAATCTACAAGATGCCGCTCGGCAAGTTGATGTGCTGGGTATGTATGGCGTTCTTCGTCTTCGTACTGGTACTGCTGACGCTGGAAGATGATACCCGTCAGGCGCTGATCGTCACGCCGCTGTGGTTCATCGCGCTGGGTCTGGGCTGGTTGTTTATCGGTAAGAAACGTATGGCAGGCGTGCGTTAATCGCTAAGACGTGAGATGTAGGCCGGATAAGGCGTTTACGCCACATCCGGCAATATGCCGCCGGGATTGCGTGATGCGCTGCGCTTATCAGGCCTGCGTTCTGACACAAAAAAGGCCACATAAGCAGTGGCCGAATTCGGACTTCAGGAAGGCGCTCTCGGGCGCCTTTTTTTATTCACCTGCGAGGGCACGCGGGAACAACACATTATTTTCCAGACTGATGTGTTCCATCAGGTCGTCGATCATCTCGTTGATGCCGTTATACATGGCTTTCCAGGTGGTGCAGGCTTCTGGCGGCGGGGTCACGTTATGGGTGATGTGTTTGATCACTTCGACCAGTTCACCCGCATCGTCATGTTCGCTTTCCATCACGCTGATTGGCCCCATCGCCTGGCTACCCATGCCCTGTTTGATCATCGGGAACAGGATCTGCTCTTCTTTCATCATGTGGCTGGACAGTTCTTCATGCAACATGGTCAGATTTTTCGCCAGACCGCGCGGTACGTTCGGTTTGTCTGCGTGAACGCGTTCAACTTTAGTGGCCTGCAGGATCAGCTCCGGCAGCTGTTCGCGGTGTCTGTCGTGAAAACGCACGATGATATGGTCGATGATTTCAGCCAGCGCCACGGTACGCCAGTCTTTCTCCAACGGTTGTTCAGCCAGCTGCGCGAGCTGCGCCTCAATGACGTCTAAATCCAGCTCTTTACGCGCGGCAGCGCGTGCCAGCGTTTGCTTACCGCCGCAGCAGTAATCCATATCGTATTTACGAAACAGGGCTGAAGCGCGAGGAATAGAGAGCGCCAGTTCACCTAAAGGTTGATCGCGATAAGACATTGCCGTTACCTCATTCTCAATAATATAAGGTGTATTTTAAATGCAACTTATGGCGAAGGATATAACCCTTTCGGGGTGGGGTGTTTTGTGATGAACGTCACGAAAATTTCTTATTTCGTTAACGTGCTGAATCTTATTGAAAAGGGGAGAAATGGCGAAAAAAGCCGCGCGACAGGATTAAATAAGCGCACGCCGCTGCCGATAGTTAGACCTCAGACAATACCTGCATAATAAAAGGCTACAGATGTTCAAACGAATCAAAGTGATAACCTTACTTATCACCGTGTTACTCGCCCTGGGCGCAATGCAGCTCATCTCCGCGGGCGTCTTTATTGGCGCGCTCAATAACGATAAGCAAAACTTCAACGTCTCTCAGCTTTCCAGCCAGAATGTGGCTGAGTTTACCGATGCGTGGATTAGCCTGAACCAGGCTCGCGTCACGCTCAACCGGGGCATGCTGCGTTTACAGGGAACGATGGCCAGCGATATTAACGGCGGTCAGTTGAAGGAACTGGTGAACA
The Citrobacter arsenatis DNA segment above includes these coding regions:
- the ytfE gene encoding iron-sulfur cluster repair protein YtfE, with product MSYRDQPLGELALSIPRASALFRKYDMDYCCGGKQTLARAAARKELDLDVIEAQLAQLAEQPLEKDWRTVALAEIIDHIIVRFHDRHREQLPELILQATKVERVHADKPNVPRGLAKNLTMLHEELSSHMMKEEQILFPMIKQGMGSQAMGPISVMESEHDDAGELVEVIKHITHNVTPPPEACTTWKAMYNGINEMIDDLMEHISLENNVLFPRALAGE